A segment of the Mesotoga infera genome:
GGTTTCTTCAAGCGACTTCTGAGCGACTGCGTTCGACTGAGCTATCACTTCGAGCAGCGATTTGTCGGAACCATTAATAGTATTGAGAGCATCGGCCCAGTCTTTCATAACGGTCAGCATAGTTCCTTCAACTGGAGTAACCATAGCGTCATAAGCGTAGGATATTGCTTCTTGAGCCGCTCGTGCGAAAGTCTGTCTATGCTTTCACGATTTCCTATTGCAGTACTGAGCCCATGCATATACTGGGCGAATATCGCTCCGGAATTTCCCCTCGCTCCCATCAAAGCAGCATCAGCGATTGATCTAGTCGTTTTGCCTATTGAATTGGATACATCTGTTAGCTCAAGAATATGACGCATCGTCGAAGCAAGATTTGTTCCCGTATCGCCGTCGGGAACAGGAAAGACGTTTATCTTATTCAGGTCATTCTGCACCTTTATTACGGCACTTGCACCCGAGGAAAAGGCATTGAAGAACATGGTTCCGTCAAGTGTATTCATTGATCTGGAGTCCATCGTTTCCTCCCGCTATTTGTTTTGATTATTGATATGTTAGCACAGGGAAGAGGGATTAGTCGGATGATTACAGGAGAGAACAAAAAAATCGCCCGCTAAAAGCGGGCGATCCGGTTCCTATATGGACAATCGATTACTTCGCAATTCTAACTTTTGCTGCCTGAGGACCCTTTGGACCGTCTTCAACATCGAATTCGACTCTCTGTCCTTCGTCAAGGGTCTTGAAACCGTCCATCTCAATAGCTGAGAAGTGAACGAAAACATCCCCACCGTCATCCTTAGTAATGAAACCATAACCTTTTGTTCCGTTGAACCACTTTACTGTTCCTGTCATACTTAAATGTTCCTCCTTAAAACTACCTTGCACCACTTGCAAAGCGATAGTGTCCTTTGGACAGATAGATTATAACACAGACTTTCAAATAAAATGCAAGCTGCCTGCAAGATTAATTCGATTATTTCTGAGATTATAGCTTTTCCGGCCTGGCCAATCTATGGCGATCTAGATTATTATGTTCTGCAAATGGTTTTAATTAATGTATCCAGATATTCTTTCAGCTCAAGCAGAAGGCTTCTGAATTCTCTGCACTGAGCCTCGTCCGGTTCACAATTGCCATATTTTACGGGAAGATAGATCTCTGTAAGCTCTTTAAGAAAGAGATTGGTTTCGTTCCTGGTCTGTCTGATTAGTTCGAAGGGTGTCAGATGGCGCAGATCATCAAAGTAAATGTTTCTCAGTAACTGATAACTTGAAATGATAAACGCTCTTCCCTCACAGTCATCGGGGATAATCATACTTTTCTGAATGCCTTCGGTTCTTCTTGATTCTTCAACGAGTGGTGTAGAAGATACTGTTTGCCGCTTTCCTGTAATTACGAATACAATGTAGGCAAGAAGAGATGTGAGAATCGCAATGCCAACGAGGGTCGTCCACCTGAGGATATCGTAAGCCGAAAGACCCATGCGCGGTGCCACTTCTGAATGAGCTTCTTCGTCTTCCTGAAGCCCAGTTTCTTGCGGAGGAGATAGAGATGCCGAGGGTTCACCAGAGATTCCGCCGGCGCCAAATACAAATTCTTCTGAAAGAGGTAAGGATCTCAGATACATGAAGCCACCAACCAGAACAAGCACAACGGAAATCAAAACCATCAAGGGAAGAACAAGGCGCCACCAGCCCCTGAACTCTTTGACAGCCTTTCTCGCTATGGACACGACAAGAACCAGAGCGATTGTGTAGAATCCGAAAGGAAAGAGGGAGTCTAATAAGCCTATCTCGGAGACTTCTTCTATCATTGAAAACTCATTAGGATCTTCGGTATTTCTTATTCCAGAGGGGAACGGAACTTCTGTAGCTGCTGAACCCACGTCTTTTATAGACATTTCTGATTGGCTTTCGTTGATGTCAACGACTGAGGACTTCATTCTTACAGATAGTAGCCCTCCCCTGTAGTTGCCCAGAGACAAAATGGCTACTAAAGGAATAATGACTCCGAGAGCCACAAAGATCTTAGGAACATTGGGTATTAAGAGTACCCGTATTAGAATAACCATAAGTGTAATGTAAGCTCCAGTATTTTGCAGTACGGGACTTGCTGAAAGAGAGATACCGACAATGAACAAACCGAAAACAGATAGATATTCCTTTCTGTCCATCGTAAGCACGATTCCCACTATTGCTCCCAGTGCTGAAAGCGACAAAGCGACACCTGTTCTCAGAACCCCAAGAAGCAGAATCATTATCGTGAAGAAGAGAATCGGTAGCAATAGATAAATGCTGCAACCAGCTTTCGTCCTTCCAAGGTAAAATAGAAATCCTACCAGCCCAGAAAGAATACCCGCAAACAGAACTCCTCCGGCTAAGAAAAGCATCGTGAAACTTACTGTGAAGACAACGCATGCATCAATTAGCGAACCCTTATCGATTCTCAAGATCGACAAGCACCTCCTGGATCGACTGGTTATCGCCGACAACTCTGACAATTATCTGCTCATCTTCAAGAAGAGCGGCTCGTCTTTTTAATCCCTCGATTGTTCTAGGAAGCATCTGATAAGAAACGGTTCGCTTTGTCCAGGGCTCTCTGGGGCTGAAAGGAATAATAATTACTACTACCCTGCTGGAATGAGATTTCGCCCTTAGGAGCTGGGGAAGAATATCCTCTCCGAGATACATAGAAATAATCACAACAGTTGTAGCCGGGTCGAATCGTTCAAGATCATCTTCAATTACCTCGGAGAGCTGTGGACCCTGATCGCTGCCTCTAGTGTCGGCGAGCAATTCGGCAAAGTCAGTCCAGTCTCTGCCGAGGCCACTCAACCTGAGAACCTCATCACCAACGATCACTAAGCCTATTCTTCCTCCTGATCCATATGTGAACCTGACTAAGCTAAGGGAAAGCTGCACGGCGATCTCTTCATAGTCAATCCTGATCTTCTCCCAAACGTCGCGAGCGAAAATCTCTCCTGAAAGATTCAGGTCGAGGTAGAGGATGGTGTTGCTGACGGCAGTGTAACCAAACTCCTTTATCATAAGCTTGCCAAGTTTCGCCGAGGCGTTCCAGTGAATCCGGTTAAGCGGTTCCCTTTCATACTCCTTTATCCCTCTAAAATCTACGGGATCTTCCATCAGCTCAAAATCGCTACGGCTACCGGGAAGCAGTTCCCTGAGTCTTAAGGGAAAGTAATCGATATTCATAATCTTTGGGAGCACAAGTATGGATTCAGGAGCAAAGTATTTGGCAGTGTGAGAGAAGAGTCTCAGAGGATCTCTTGAAATAAGAACAAGCCGAGACAAATCTTTCT
Coding sequences within it:
- a CDS encoding DUF58 domain-containing protein; translation: MKRLDLEEIKSRKRPLIVATVASVCWSLLSLNAFSVTFVLFSAIVWLYYYLSRRTLKTITITRSIDRERLFSDETLTIIYSVEGSRFISLSTTLFPVIRGDREYFVPKESSFVLSPNEDREVETKTTFRRRGKKDLSRLVLISRDPLRLFSHTAKYFAPESILVLPKIMNIDYFPLRLRELLPGSRSDFELMEDPVDFRGIKEYEREPLNRIHWNASAKLGKLMIKEFGYTAVSNTILYLDLNLSGEIFARDVWEKIRIDYEEIAVQLSLSLVRFTYGSGGRIGLVIVGDEVLRLSGLGRDWTDFAELLADTRGSDQGPQLSEVIEDDLERFDPATTVVIISMYLGEDILPQLLRAKSHSSRVVVIIIPFSPREPWTKRTVSYQMLPRTIEGLKRRAALLEDEQIIVRVVGDNQSIQEVLVDLENR
- a CDS encoding cold-shock protein, encoding MTGTVKWFNGTKGYGFITKDDGGDVFVHFSAIEMDGFKTLDEGQRVEFDVEDGPKGPQAAKVRIAK
- a CDS encoding DUF4129 domain-containing protein; protein product: MVGFLFYLGRTKAGCSIYLLLPILFFTIMILLLGVLRTGVALSLSALGAIVGIVLTMDRKEYLSVFGLFIVGISLSASPVLQNTGAYITLMVILIRVLLIPNVPKIFVALGVIIPLVAILSLGNYRGGLLSVRMKSSVVDINESQSEMSIKDVGSAATEVPFPSGIRNTEDPNEFSMIEEVSEIGLLDSLFPFGFYTIALVLVVSIARKAVKEFRGWWRLVLPLMVLISVVLVLVGGFMYLRSLPLSEEFVFGAGGISGEPSASLSPPQETGLQEDEEAHSEVAPRMGLSAYDILRWTTLVGIAILTSLLAYIVFVITGKRQTVSSTPLVEESRRTEGIQKSMIIPDDCEGRAFIISSYQLLRNIYFDDLRHLTPFELIRQTRNETNLFLKELTEIYLPVKYGNCEPDEAQCREFRSLLLELKEYLDTLIKTICRT